CGAGGACATGACCGCGGTGACCGACTGGGCCGAGGCGGCGGGACTGCCGGCCCACAGGGTCGTCAAACACTACGCGGGCGGCCGACTCGAGGGCCCGATTCCGAGCGTCATGAGCGAGAAAGCCCGCCTCGAGGTTGCCGCCGAACGCGGCGACCCGTTCCTGATGGAGACGGACTACATCGACGACCCCGATCGACCGGGGGCCGTACTGGGTCCCAAGACGGTCCCCCGCCGCGTCTCGTGGCTGCTCGAGAACGGCCACGACGAGGCCGTCCGGAACGCACACGTCGAGACGCCCGAACTGGTCTACGGCATCGACACGGAGGCCACGCTCGCGCCCGGCGATCGGTGACGCGAGCAATTAGTCCGGACGCAGTCCGAGTATTCGCCGTGCGTGACAGTCACGCGCCGAAGATGGTGTAGAGAAAGGCATTTCAAGCGGCCGGTGTAGGTGTCTGTATGAGCAATCCGCCGACCGAGTTCTACTCGGAGGAACGCTGGCAGAACTGGATCGATCGCATCAAAGACGAAGAGATCGATCCGGAAGACGAATCGTCGGCTCGACTGCTGTTGAACCTGCAGGACGACACGGCGATCGCGATCGCGAAGATCGTCGCCGCCTACGACGACGGTGAACTCGGTGAGGAGGAAGCGCTCGAGGAGATCGACGACGTCCGCGAGATCGTCCTCGGCGAGGTCGAGATCGAAGACGAGGAGAAACTGATCCTCGTCGACGGCGTGCAGACGAGCCTCGTCTGCGTCTTCTTCGCCGCCGAAGAGTACATCGCCAACGGACCGGCCGACGAGGGGAGCGTCGGCGACTACCTCGGCGCTGCGGCGGACGCGGAGGCCGAAGAGGATCTCGACGCCGCGCTCGGCTACGCCGCACAGGCGGGAACCCTCATCGTCGACGGCGAGGAACTCGATATGGATATCGCCGAGGACCTCGAGTACGGCCTCGTCACGGAGTGGATCAACGGGTTAGACAGCCTCCAGAGTGCGATGAGCGACCCCGAAGTCGTCGAAGAGGACGAATAGCGCGACTCCGACAACCTCGGGCCGATCGGCCGACGTTCGATCGCGCCCGACCGATCGTGGCTTCCTCGCGGGCCGACTCGTTGCATTCAAATAGCCGCCGCGACTGGGTTCGGGTATGCAAGACCAGGGACGATCTACGCGCAAGCGAACCGGTGGTCGACTGAAGAACGTTCGAAAGCGCCGCAAGAACGAACTCGGTCGGCTGCCGACCGAGACGCAGGTCGGCGAGCCCCGGTTCCGGACCGTCGACGTCCGCGGTAACGACACCAAAACCCGCGCACTGGCGACGAACGTCGCGAGCGTCAACAAGGGCGACGAGACCGTCAGCGCCGACATCGAGGACGTCGTCGAGAACGAGGCGAACCCGAACTACGTCCGCCGGAACATCATCACGAAGGGTGCCGTCATCGAGACCTCCGAGGGAA
The nucleotide sequence above comes from Halosolutus halophilus. Encoded proteins:
- a CDS encoding 30S ribosomal protein S8e — its product is MQDQGRSTRKRTGGRLKNVRKRRKNELGRLPTETQVGEPRFRTVDVRGNDTKTRALATNVASVNKGDETVSADIEDVVENEANPNYVRRNIITKGAVIETSEGTARVTSRPGQTGQVNAVLLD
- a CDS encoding DUF2150 family protein, producing the protein MSNPPTEFYSEERWQNWIDRIKDEEIDPEDESSARLLLNLQDDTAIAIAKIVAAYDDGELGEEEALEEIDDVREIVLGEVEIEDEEKLILVDGVQTSLVCVFFAAEEYIANGPADEGSVGDYLGAAADAEAEEDLDAALGYAAQAGTLIVDGEELDMDIAEDLEYGLVTEWINGLDSLQSAMSDPEVVEEDE